The following proteins are co-located in the Sporolactobacillus pectinivorans genome:
- the istB gene encoding IS21-like element helper ATPase IstB — MTTELLLDHLTRQLRMPTLAKQYRSLAREAEEHNLRYEDYLLALLEAEAQSREENQRQRRLKQARFPVHKTLDTYDFSLMPSLNRNHFLTLAKGEFVQKKENVIFLGNSGTGKTHLAIGLGIEMIQNGFKTKFITASELVEELLTAYEEQKLNALEKKWLKLDVVIVDELGYVPFSKTGAELLFQFFSSRYERASLILTTNLEFNEWTSLFGDEKMTAALLDRVTHRCHIHLLNGESYRFRQSMKRQEDKG, encoded by the coding sequence ATGACCACGGAACTTTTATTAGATCATCTGACACGTCAGCTTAGAATGCCAACTCTGGCCAAACAGTACCGGTCTCTGGCACGAGAAGCGGAAGAACATAATCTGCGTTACGAGGACTACCTATTGGCCTTGCTTGAAGCTGAAGCTCAGAGCCGGGAAGAGAATCAGCGTCAGAGACGATTGAAACAGGCCCGCTTTCCCGTGCATAAAACGCTGGACACCTATGATTTCAGCCTGATGCCCAGTTTAAACCGAAATCATTTTCTTACTCTGGCGAAAGGTGAGTTCGTTCAAAAGAAAGAGAATGTGATCTTTCTCGGCAACAGCGGTACCGGAAAGACCCATCTGGCGATTGGCCTGGGTATTGAAATGATTCAAAACGGTTTTAAAACCAAATTTATCACGGCGTCTGAATTAGTCGAAGAGCTGCTTACAGCCTATGAGGAGCAGAAATTAAATGCGCTAGAGAAAAAATGGTTGAAGTTGGATGTGGTCATTGTAGATGAACTCGGCTATGTCCCCTTCTCCAAAACCGGGGCTGAGCTTCTGTTCCAATTCTTCTCAAGCCGATACGAGCGGGCCAGTCTGATTCTGACAACCAATCTGGAATTTAATGAATGGACGAGCTTGTTTGGCGATGAAAAGATGACTGCCGCACTCCTTGATCGGGTCACGCATCGCTGTCACATTCATCTGCTTAATGGGGAATCCTACCGATTCAGGCAGAGTATGAAACGGCAAGAAGACAAAGGGTAA
- the istA gene encoding IS21 family transposase: MIDMALYDRIKIMKEVEGLSQREIARNLGISRNTVSKYLKQKEPPTLAVRQRSYGKKEYSEETQRILPVIDQWLLEDQKHWVKQKHTAARVYQRLVEEYNFKGSASNIRKLVARRRQKQKEVFIPLEFQLGLQFQFDWGEADIILSGRTQRIFLFCLQLSSSRLRFVRAYAHQKQEAFLDGFVHAFEFLGGVPVEGLLDNLKTAVEKILEGRHRLEQEAFIALQAHYGFKATFANPRRGNEKGRIEGTVGYVRRNTLVPFPDVQSLDELNDYLLEWCQKEAEHVRVPHTDETVAQVWAREKLTLHPLPETPFEACQLVSCQVNQLSLIHVETNQYSVPCVYVGQAVWVKKFVDHLVIVAQNQVIAEYPRSYERNQLFTRLDHYLEALLKKPRAIRDALPFQSPQIPEVFRQFHRKMREAEGAAGDRKFIRLLLLHRDLGMATLTEALTEAERRQNFTYEAVYEIIQQVTGNVTRLAGQTSEALQGYKVKVTDISQYRQLVRG; encoded by the coding sequence ATGATCGATATGGCTCTCTATGATCGTATCAAAATTATGAAGGAGGTTGAAGGCCTTTCTCAACGTGAGATTGCGAGAAATTTAGGGATTTCAAGAAATACGGTGAGTAAATATCTCAAACAGAAGGAGCCTCCGACCCTTGCGGTTCGGCAACGTTCGTACGGGAAGAAAGAATACTCAGAGGAAACTCAACGCATTCTGCCCGTCATCGATCAGTGGCTCCTTGAGGATCAAAAACACTGGGTCAAACAGAAACATACGGCGGCGAGAGTTTATCAACGATTGGTCGAAGAATACAACTTCAAAGGATCTGCCTCTAACATTCGTAAACTCGTTGCTCGGAGAAGGCAAAAACAGAAGGAGGTGTTCATCCCCCTTGAGTTTCAATTGGGCCTTCAATTCCAGTTCGACTGGGGTGAGGCGGATATCATCCTGAGCGGGCGGACGCAGAGAATCTTTTTGTTTTGTCTCCAGCTCTCATCTAGCCGTTTACGTTTTGTCCGAGCCTATGCCCATCAGAAACAGGAGGCTTTTTTGGATGGCTTTGTACACGCTTTTGAATTTCTGGGAGGTGTGCCGGTCGAAGGCCTCTTGGACAATTTGAAAACAGCCGTAGAGAAAATTCTGGAGGGCCGGCATCGCCTGGAACAGGAAGCGTTTATCGCGCTCCAGGCGCATTACGGATTCAAAGCCACATTCGCCAATCCCCGAAGGGGAAATGAAAAAGGCCGGATTGAAGGAACGGTCGGTTATGTCCGGCGTAACACACTCGTTCCTTTTCCAGACGTACAGTCCCTGGATGAGCTGAATGACTACCTTCTGGAGTGGTGCCAGAAAGAAGCGGAACACGTCCGTGTTCCGCATACCGATGAAACGGTGGCCCAGGTTTGGGCCAGGGAAAAGCTGACGCTCCATCCCCTACCGGAAACACCGTTTGAAGCCTGCCAACTGGTGTCCTGTCAGGTCAATCAGCTCTCCTTAATTCATGTGGAAACGAATCAGTATTCCGTTCCTTGCGTTTATGTGGGACAGGCCGTCTGGGTCAAGAAGTTCGTGGATCATCTGGTCATTGTGGCTCAGAATCAAGTGATCGCGGAGTATCCTCGTTCTTACGAACGAAATCAGCTGTTCACCCGTCTGGATCACTATCTGGAGGCGCTTCTGAAAAAACCGCGTGCCATCCGAGATGCGCTCCCCTTTCAGAGTCCGCAGATCCCTGAAGTTTTCCGGCAATTTCACCGCAAAATGCGTGAGGCTGAAGGCGCAGCTGGAGACCGCAAATTTATTCGACTTCTACTCCTTCACCGGGACTTGGGTATGGCCACATTGACCGAGGCACTGACCGAAGCGGAACGAAGGCAGAACTTCACGTACGAAGCGGTTTATGAAATCATTCAACAGGTGACCGGCAATGTGACTCGCCTGGCTGGCCAAACTTCGGAAGCCCTGCAGGGCTACAAGGTGAAAGTGACCGATATTAGTCAATACCGACAACTGGTAAGGGGGTGA
- a CDS encoding glycosyltransferase family 4 protein, protein MEKLKVGYIFDSYPYQRNVIDKVDGVEYVKVFNVNQYLSLLFKVLNKVNLVNDRYKYYYGFSFNDYGYNKIDLLHTFNSVSFSNKPWLSTFETFIPRYSSMPYEQDNKAIKELETLAKDSCKKIIAISECTKKIQLELLDRFPKYRDRIKDKICVIHPPQKLFVRNFEEKNLKTEELSFIFVGREFFRKGGMEILTAFTNLKEQYRLKVKLTMISSFIGHDYATKATKADLNKAKEIINNNRDWITYYPSLPNDQVIALMKKHHVGLLPTWADTYGYSVLEMQASGCPVITTDVRALPEINDNNKGWVIKVPKDKLGEAFYSTQEERNQLSAIIEKGLERNILNICQNTNQLKIKSEAAIRGIKMNHSPEKYAQQLGDIYQESILRKTHCSD, encoded by the coding sequence ATGGAAAAACTTAAGGTTGGTTATATCTTTGACTCATATCCCTATCAACGCAATGTGATTGATAAAGTCGACGGGGTTGAATACGTCAAGGTTTTCAATGTTAACCAATATTTATCTTTATTATTTAAAGTTCTTAACAAGGTTAATTTAGTAAATGACCGTTATAAATATTATTATGGCTTTTCGTTTAACGATTATGGCTATAACAAAATTGATCTATTGCATACTTTTAACAGTGTTAGTTTTTCAAACAAGCCATGGCTGTCGACTTTTGAAACCTTTATACCCAGATATTCATCTATGCCGTATGAGCAGGACAATAAAGCTATAAAAGAATTGGAAACATTGGCAAAAGATTCATGCAAGAAAATAATTGCTATATCAGAATGCACAAAAAAAATTCAGCTCGAGTTATTAGATAGATTTCCGAAGTATAGAGATCGCATAAAAGACAAGATTTGTGTCATTCATCCCCCTCAAAAACTGTTTGTGAGAAATTTTGAAGAAAAGAATTTAAAGACGGAGGAACTATCATTCATCTTCGTTGGCCGTGAATTTTTCCGTAAAGGCGGAATGGAAATATTAACAGCCTTTACGAACTTAAAAGAACAATACCGTCTTAAAGTTAAGCTGACGATGATTAGTTCGTTCATCGGTCATGACTATGCAACAAAGGCAACAAAGGCAGATTTAAATAAGGCAAAAGAAATTATTAATAACAATCGAGACTGGATAACATACTATCCCAGCTTACCAAACGATCAGGTCATAGCATTAATGAAAAAACATCACGTTGGCCTTCTACCTACTTGGGCAGACACATATGGCTATTCTGTTCTGGAAATGCAAGCTTCGGGGTGCCCTGTAATAACAACTGATGTCAGAGCGCTGCCTGAGATAAATGACAATAACAAAGGATGGGTTATTAAAGTACCAAAGGATAAGCTTGGAGAAGCCTTTTATTCCACTCAAGAGGAGCGTAATCAATTGAGTGCGATTATTGAAAAGGGATTGGAAAGAAACATTCTGAATATCTGTCAGAATACGAATCAGTTAAAAATTAAATCCGAAGCTGCAATCAGAGGCATCAAAATGAATCACTCCCCGGAAAAATATGCACAACAATTAGGTGACATTTACCAGGAAAGTATTCTAAGAAAAACGCACTGCAGCGATTGA
- a CDS encoding YfhO family protein: MTHVQKYISDHKYLQVFLLCLLTASLTILPFIIKNHGLFTIIDDFNSQQIPFNMQSSTAIKQGNIFWNWNTDLGSNFIGAYSFYTLGSPFFWISLIFPASFFPYLIGPLLILKYCTAGMTSFAYIKRYVKNKEYAVLGSLLYAFSGFSTVNLMFNHFHDVVALFPLVMVGMDKLVLDKKPGFFLIAVAINVLLNYFFFIGEIIFLVLYFIFRFLTEDFKKYIRRLSQVAFEAIIGVGIGCILFIPSILFTFQNPRTHSFLYGTSSIIYDGSRYLMLLKSILMPADIMSDQSAILPNDWTSSSAYLPLIGISLIVSFLLVRKNWMAKMIKISIVFALLPFLNSSFYVFNAFYYARWFYMPVLICALVSAVVLDQREAFNINRGLLTTFAATIIFVLYLLYFPWHPHVLGIVFHMKLFMTYVAMAILGLLITFFLLNKMKGQKLTALMMIFIVIFSSLNGFINIQKMKEIRPNQSSEQIYNVIVKTGLNIKLPDGPYRANSALINDNLSMIDNYPSVSSFTSTVNGSIFDFYHSIGDDRAIVSSIPSQDYGLVPFLSVKYYLTTHLNSHSPLIEKYNNGTNTVYAYQYKNTLPIGFTYNYFLTNRQFMNIPVTERHFALLKAIVIPDNDVKKLNNKIKQLPGKQMQQMNAKYLKRDLINRKSESSYFFHRYNSGFTSKLRANHEKMAFFSVPYDKGWSAADNNKKVPIIETDGFMSIPVSKGNNVIRFSYMTPGLKKGALISLISILILITYLSFLKVRDRRRF, encoded by the coding sequence ATGACGCATGTTCAGAAATATATAAGTGATCATAAATATCTTCAAGTATTTCTTCTCTGCCTGTTAACAGCCAGTCTAACAATACTTCCATTTATAATAAAAAATCATGGATTGTTTACAATCATTGACGATTTTAACTCTCAACAGATCCCTTTTAATATGCAAAGTAGCACCGCAATTAAACAGGGAAATATATTTTGGAATTGGAATACAGATCTGGGCAGCAATTTCATTGGCGCATACAGTTTTTATACATTGGGAAGCCCATTTTTCTGGATCAGTCTCATTTTTCCAGCCTCATTTTTCCCATATTTAATTGGCCCATTACTTATTCTTAAATACTGCACGGCTGGGATGACATCATTTGCTTATATTAAAAGATATGTAAAAAACAAGGAATATGCTGTTTTAGGTTCACTGCTTTATGCATTTTCAGGGTTTTCAACAGTAAATTTGATGTTTAATCATTTCCATGATGTTGTTGCACTTTTTCCATTGGTTATGGTAGGAATGGATAAGCTTGTTCTTGATAAAAAACCAGGCTTTTTTTTAATAGCGGTCGCAATCAATGTTTTATTAAATTATTTCTTTTTTATTGGAGAAATCATATTTTTGGTTCTGTATTTTATCTTCCGATTTCTTACGGAAGATTTTAAAAAATATATTCGGAGACTGTCTCAGGTGGCTTTTGAAGCGATTATCGGTGTTGGAATAGGCTGTATTTTATTCATTCCTTCCATTTTATTTACATTTCAAAATCCGCGTACGCATTCATTTTTATATGGTACAAGTTCAATCATCTATGATGGAAGTAGGTATTTGATGCTGCTGAAATCCATATTGATGCCTGCGGATATCATGAGTGATCAATCAGCAATCCTTCCAAATGACTGGACTTCTTCTTCAGCTTATTTGCCCTTAATTGGCATTTCTCTCATCGTTTCATTCTTGTTGGTCAGGAAAAACTGGATGGCAAAGATGATTAAAATTTCAATTGTTTTTGCGCTCCTTCCATTTTTGAATAGTTCCTTTTATGTTTTTAATGCATTTTACTATGCAAGATGGTTTTATATGCCTGTGCTGATCTGTGCTCTTGTATCTGCTGTTGTACTAGATCAGAGAGAAGCATTCAATATTAACAGGGGCCTATTAACAACTTTTGCAGCAACCATTATTTTTGTACTATATTTACTGTATTTTCCTTGGCATCCTCATGTTCTTGGTATCGTTTTCCATATGAAATTATTTATGACCTATGTAGCAATGGCCATTTTAGGACTGCTGATTACATTCTTTTTGCTAAACAAGATGAAAGGCCAGAAATTGACTGCTCTGATGATGATCTTTATTGTCATCTTTTCGTCATTGAATGGATTCATTAATATACAAAAAATGAAAGAAATAAGACCGAACCAGTCATCTGAACAAATATATAATGTCATCGTCAAGACAGGATTAAATATAAAACTGCCTGATGGCCCCTACCGCGCCAATTCAGCGCTCATTAATGACAATTTATCGATGATAGATAATTACCCTTCTGTATCCTCTTTCACTAGTACAGTAAATGGGTCGATATTTGATTTTTACCACTCAATTGGAGATGACCGTGCTATTGTTTCCAGCATTCCTTCACAGGATTATGGCTTAGTTCCCTTTTTGTCGGTAAAGTATTATCTTACAACGCACTTGAATAGCCATAGTCCTTTAATCGAAAAGTATAATAATGGAACTAATACTGTATACGCTTACCAATATAAAAACACTTTACCGATCGGGTTTACTTATAATTATTTTCTGACCAATCGGCAATTCATGAATATTCCTGTTACTGAAAGACATTTCGCTTTATTAAAAGCCATTGTTATACCGGATAATGATGTTAAGAAATTAAACAATAAGATAAAACAATTACCTGGCAAACAAATGCAACAAATGAATGCTAAGTACTTAAAAAGAGATTTGATCAATAGAAAAAGCGAATCTTCCTATTTCTTCCATAGGTATAACTCGGGATTTACCTCAAAATTAAGAGCTAATCATGAAAAAATGGCATTTTTTAGTGTCCCATATGATAAAGGATGGTCAGCGGCAGACAATAACAAAAAAGTTCCAATTATAGAAACAGATGGGTTTATGTCGATACCCGTATCAAAGGGTAATAATGTGATTAGGTTCAGTTATATGACCCCGGGACTGAAAAAGGGTGCATTAATATCCCTTATATCAATACTCATTTTAATTACTTATCTATCATTCTTAAAAGTGAGAGATAGAAGGAGATTTTAA
- a CDS encoding GW domain-containing glycosaminoglycan-binding protein — MFLQKKIIAKVVISLIALFVVTSYSAVQYTQAADPGIVVNDVATVSARSSDGVWGQPYQGPSTPYVAPALKYNGKQVLIVREAQTNYGAYEQFTVNGQIVGWLDKRAFSSISPTYNNAVSKAGVVKAASTDSIWVNPYAGGGNTYVAAGTKYNNQLVQIVREAKTIDGTYEQFTVNGHVVGWLDKRAFSVIGQVNYNNAVNNIGQINAASYDGIWSDPYLGPGTPFVTQASKYNGKQVQIVREAQTNYGTYEQFTVNGHVVGWLDKRAFSTIGQVNYNNAVNNIGQISAASYDGIWSDPYLGPGTPYVTQASKYNGKQVQIVREAQTNYGTYEQFTVNGQVVGWLDKKAFSSIGQTYYNNAVNEAGVVKAASYDSIWTNPYAGGANTYVAAGTKYNNQLVQIVREAKTTYGTYEQFTTNGQVVGWLDKKAFSTIGQVNYNNTMNAVGQINAASYDGIWSVPYLGSGTPYVASGSSYDGQQAQIVRESQTNFGTYYQFTVNGRLIGWLDKRAFSSVQSLSDYTEIDLRKPSDITAQDIVNFFNKYNPNSPLKTDAQSFINAQNTYGVNAQYLLAHAILETGWGEQSDLYTYKHNLYGYGAYDVAPFTCGYYFPTDSESINFTASQIRYNYLNATGIYYDSAYGPTLKGMNVNYATDPNWAGGIAAIMQEIKPLDPAYYANTAEKASSSQDTSTYQTNIPAGQPVPSDVVINFPTGTLANVVNTSSVNMRSLPYVTTSTLLRSVGQSTPVAVLGYNTDVRYDPSGSDNYVYRWYRVSIGGQNGWIYGEYLNIENLLQVVNVTSGDLNIRTDTSTSSGILYSVANGTYLSPVMNSSGQLVTTSGWYEVHVPNSPSVEGWVSSSFVSQIKQ; from the coding sequence ATGTTTCTTCAAAAAAAAATTATAGCTAAAGTAGTCATTTCATTGATTGCTCTTTTTGTTGTGACCTCATATTCAGCTGTCCAATATACTCAGGCTGCAGATCCAGGAATAGTTGTGAATGATGTGGCCACAGTAAGCGCAAGAAGTAGCGATGGGGTATGGGGACAACCCTATCAGGGACCGAGCACACCATACGTTGCTCCAGCTTTGAAGTATAACGGCAAACAGGTACTGATTGTCAGAGAGGCACAAACGAATTACGGGGCGTATGAACAGTTCACGGTGAATGGCCAGATCGTTGGGTGGCTGGATAAGCGGGCTTTCAGTTCGATTAGCCCAACTTATAACAATGCAGTAAGCAAGGCCGGGGTGGTCAAGGCTGCCAGCACCGATAGTATATGGGTGAACCCGTATGCCGGTGGAGGCAACACCTATGTTGCTGCGGGAACCAAATACAATAATCAGCTGGTTCAGATTGTACGCGAAGCGAAAACGATAGATGGAACATATGAACAGTTCACGGTGAATGGCCATGTGGTTGGATGGCTGGACAAAAGGGCTTTCAGCGTCATTGGTCAGGTTAACTATAATAATGCAGTGAATAATATAGGCCAGATCAATGCAGCAAGTTATGATGGGATCTGGAGTGATCCTTATCTTGGCCCAGGGACGCCATTTGTAACTCAGGCTTCGAAGTACAACGGCAAGCAGGTGCAGATCGTTAGAGAAGCACAAACGAATTATGGGACGTATGAACAGTTCACGGTGAATGGCCACGTTGTAGGGTGGCTGGACAAAAGGGCATTCAGTACCATTGGCCAGGTTAACTATAATAATGCGGTGAATAATATAGGCCAGATCAGTGCAGCAAGTTATGATGGGATCTGGAGTGATCCTTATCTCGGTCCAGGGACGCCGTACGTGACCCAGGCTTCGAAGTACAATGGTAAGCAGGTGCAGATCGTTAGAGAGGCACAAACGAATTATGGGACGTATGAACAGTTCACGGTGAATGGTCAGGTCGTAGGTTGGTTGGATAAGAAAGCCTTTAGCTCCATTGGTCAGACTTATTATAATAATGCAGTAAATGAGGCTGGAGTGGTCAAGGCTGCGAGCTATGATAGTATATGGACAAATCCATATGCCGGTGGAGCCAACACTTATGTTGCTGCGGGAACTAAATACAACAATCAGCTGGTTCAAATCGTCCGGGAGGCGAAAACAACCTACGGTACTTACGAGCAGTTCACAACGAATGGTCAAGTCGTAGGTTGGCTGGATAAAAAAGCGTTTAGTACGATTGGCCAGGTTAATTATAATAATACAATGAATGCCGTAGGTCAGATCAATGCTGCAAGCTATGACGGGATCTGGAGCGTCCCCTATCTCGGCTCGGGTACGCCATATGTAGCTTCGGGTTCAAGCTATGATGGTCAGCAAGCGCAAATCGTCCGTGAATCTCAAACAAATTTTGGAACCTATTATCAATTTACGGTAAATGGCCGATTGATTGGCTGGTTGGACAAGAGGGCATTCAGCTCTGTGCAGAGTCTATCGGATTATACTGAAATTGATCTAAGAAAACCATCGGATATCACAGCTCAGGACATTGTGAATTTCTTTAATAAATATAATCCAAACAGCCCGCTCAAAACAGACGCCCAAAGCTTTATCAATGCTCAGAATACGTACGGCGTCAATGCACAATATCTTTTGGCACATGCCATTTTGGAAACCGGATGGGGTGAGCAATCGGATTTATATACTTATAAGCACAATCTCTACGGCTATGGTGCCTATGATGTTGCTCCATTTACATGTGGATACTATTTTCCAACAGATTCGGAGAGTATTAATTTTACAGCTTCACAGATTAGATACAATTATTTAAATGCTACGGGCATCTATTACGACAGTGCCTATGGCCCAACCTTGAAAGGAATGAATGTCAATTACGCGACCGATCCAAACTGGGCCGGCGGCATTGCAGCAATCATGCAGGAGATCAAGCCTTTAGATCCGGCATATTATGCGAATACGGCAGAGAAAGCATCATCTTCCCAAGATACGTCGACTTATCAAACAAATATTCCTGCCGGGCAGCCTGTCCCATCTGATGTGGTGATCAACTTCCCAACCGGCACGTTGGCAAATGTTGTAAACACATCATCCGTAAACATGCGGTCGTTACCCTATGTTACGACTAGCACTCTCTTAAGAAGCGTGGGTCAGAGTACCCCAGTGGCAGTACTAGGTTATAACACTGATGTACGCTATGATCCTAGTGGCTCTGATAATTACGTCTATCGATGGTATCGGGTAAGCATCGGTGGGCAAAATGGATGGATATACGGTGAGTATCTAAACATTGAGAACTTACTTCAAGTTGTAAATGTAACTAGCGGAGATTTGAATATACGTACAGATACTTCAACAAGTTCAGGCATTTTGTACAGTGTTGCAAATGGCACCTACTTGAGTCCGGTAATGAATAGTAGTGGACAGCTTGTAACAACTAGTGGATGGTACGAAGTCCATGTTCCTAACTCGCCTTCTGTAGAAGGCTGGGTATCCTCCTCTTTTGTATCTCAAATTAAGCAATAA
- a CDS encoding YfhO family protein, translating to MIRNRSKLLVAVLSFILPILLLNIIFFSTKIYPFGKYSLLQADLKYQYISFLAYLRTSILSGHFNNLVYSFSASVGSSMSGLVAYYYLNPLFVVLLFFKTDSLPTALYIISNLIVGLAGLSMFYYCTHSKLTKVRLSFILIFSCSFALMSYNLTNLSNVMWLTDIIILPFVALGIEKLITENKGKTYFFSLALSILFNYYIGYMLCIFSIIYFIYIWLLKHDIDLKNIRESASIFRKYIILSVFSVLVNLFLLLPTIIATAAAKSSSTHQSFSFHSLINPFLVVRSLLVVKNTEFAVPNIYCGLLITVLVVLYFINHKIPRKEKLISLFLLLFIYACFQFQLLNIAWQMFRTPQGFPQRFSFIMSFLLIILAMKSVQDLSHMNRADFIKAFAWISLVMFFTILSLHYGYIRTSLKQIILSLFVIAIYSGFLLFLSKNPVRFRLLTISLLIFIASGELITTGLVSFAENGQHDDYQSFKNYVDQNQPVIRRIQNQDQSFFRIEKNYERFGPALDDSLLFNYYGISHYSSSLNIQTRNALGNLGFTSFNSVWPSWIDYNQGSTIADDTLLGVKYVISDSDMLNTGNLNHYQKTYSYSGKYIFRNPYFVGTGMLSNSDFTKMHSTDNPFDYQNEFWTLLGNSRKQLFNPIRYAKTYHNVRLIKGTLSKVDNLKDGYLTLTFHQQNGNPVYFELSNYRNCIQQNISYQVFLGNRFIASYPTYLNNGIIPLDMKGVKGLVKLRLEIPANASIANPDIRLYEQNMADFKSIIGKLKENEFTVSKINSTYLEGKITASARNQYLFLSIPYDKNWHATVNNRPVQINKAVGNFILIPLTNGVNKIVMHYSNIYLLCGVIVSLIAVLALIAGFVMTQFKGHRGNL from the coding sequence ATGATTCGAAATCGATCTAAGCTTTTGGTTGCTGTACTTTCTTTCATCCTCCCAATCCTTTTATTAAATATCATTTTTTTCTCAACAAAAATTTATCCGTTTGGAAAGTATTCACTTTTACAGGCGGATTTGAAATATCAATACATCAGTTTCCTGGCTTATCTTAGGACCAGCATTTTATCCGGCCATTTTAATAATCTCGTCTATTCATTTTCTGCCTCTGTCGGGAGCAGCATGAGCGGATTAGTTGCCTACTATTACTTAAACCCGCTCTTTGTTGTTCTGCTGTTTTTTAAAACTGACAGTTTGCCCACGGCTCTATACATCATTTCCAATTTAATCGTTGGTCTTGCTGGGCTGTCCATGTTTTATTATTGCACGCATAGTAAACTTACCAAAGTCCGCTTATCGTTTATATTGATTTTTTCATGTTCCTTCGCGCTCATGTCCTATAATTTGACCAATCTATCAAATGTCATGTGGTTGACGGATATTATCATACTTCCATTTGTCGCTTTGGGTATCGAAAAATTGATCACTGAAAACAAGGGAAAAACCTACTTCTTTTCTTTGGCGCTTTCGATTCTTTTCAATTACTACATTGGTTATATGCTGTGCATTTTCTCAATCATCTATTTCATCTATATATGGCTGCTCAAACATGATATCGATTTAAAAAATATTAGAGAGTCTGCCTCTATTTTTAGAAAATATATCATACTATCTGTATTTTCGGTTCTTGTTAATTTGTTTTTATTGCTGCCGACCATTATTGCAACTGCCGCTGCAAAAAGCAGCAGCACACATCAGAGCTTTTCTTTTCATTCGCTTATCAATCCCTTTCTCGTTGTCAGAAGTTTATTAGTGGTTAAAAATACTGAATTTGCCGTACCTAATATATACTGTGGCCTATTGATCACAGTGCTAGTTGTTTTGTACTTCATTAACCACAAAATTCCACGCAAAGAGAAATTGATTTCGCTTTTTTTACTGCTTTTTATATACGCCTGCTTTCAGTTTCAACTTCTTAATATTGCTTGGCAAATGTTTCGGACACCGCAAGGCTTTCCGCAGAGATTTAGCTTTATCATGTCATTTCTATTGATTATTTTAGCAATGAAGTCCGTTCAGGATTTGAGCCATATGAACAGAGCTGATTTCATTAAAGCATTTGCGTGGATAAGTTTGGTCATGTTTTTTACGATACTATCGTTACATTACGGTTATATCAGAACGAGTTTAAAACAAATTATTCTGTCCCTATTTGTTATCGCCATCTATTCTGGATTTTTACTCTTTCTTTCAAAAAATCCTGTACGATTCAGGCTACTTACCATCTCATTGCTGATTTTCATCGCTAGCGGCGAATTAATCACAACGGGGTTAGTTTCTTTTGCAGAGAACGGACAGCATGATGATTATCAAAGTTTCAAAAACTACGTTGATCAAAACCAACCGGTCATCCGTAGAATTCAGAATCAGGATCAAAGCTTTTTCCGCATTGAGAAAAATTATGAACGCTTTGGGCCCGCTTTGGATGATTCGCTTTTATTCAATTATTATGGAATCAGTCATTATAGTTCGAGTCTTAACATTCAGACAAGAAATGCTCTTGGAAATTTAGGCTTCACTTCCTTCAATTCCGTATGGCCGAGCTGGATTGATTACAATCAGGGAAGTACGATCGCTGATGATACACTATTAGGTGTTAAATATGTTATTTCTGATTCAGACATGCTGAATACAGGCAATCTCAATCATTATCAAAAAACCTATTCCTATTCGGGAAAATACATTTTCAGAAATCCATATTTCGTGGGTACCGGAATGCTGTCGAACAGCGATTTTACAAAAATGCACAGCACTGACAATCCTTTCGACTATCAGAACGAATTCTGGACGCTGCTTGGCAATAGCAGAAAACAGCTGTTCAATCCGATCAGGTATGCTAAGACATATCACAATGTGCGGTTGATAAAGGGAACATTAAGCAAAGTTGATAATCTAAAAGATGGTTATCTTACTTTAACTTTTCATCAGCAAAACGGCAATCCCGTGTATTTCGAATTGAGCAACTATAGAAATTGCATACAACAGAACATCAGCTATCAGGTTTTCTTAGGCAATAGATTTATTGCTTCATATCCGACTTATCTAAATAATGGAATTATTCCTCTTGACATGAAAGGGGTCAAAGGGTTGGTCAAATTACGTTTAGAAATTCCGGCGAATGCATCCATTGCGAATCCGGATATTCGTTTATATGAACAAAATATGGCCGATTTCAAGTCAATCATAGGCAAGCTTAAAGAAAATGAGTTCACTGTATCAAAAATAAACAGTACTTATCTTGAAGGAAAGATTACGGCAAGCGCGCGTAATCAATATTTATTCCTTTCCATACCTTATGACAAGAATTGGCATGCGACTGTCAATAATCGGCCTGTCCAGATTAACAAAGCTGTAGGCAACTTTATTCTTATCCCGTTAACCAATGGAGTAAATAAAATTGTCATGCACTACTCAAATATTTATTTACTTTGTGGCGTCATCGTATCGCTGATCGCTGTCTTAGCTCTAATTGCCGGATTTGTAATGACCCAATTCAAAGGCCACCGGGGGAACCTTTAA